The nucleotide window GAGGTCGAAGTCGCGCACGAGGAGCGCTTCGCCGGCGAATCGAAGTACTCGCTCTACAGCCTCATCCGCCTGAATTTCGACCTCGTGACGGGCTTCTCCGTCGTGCCGCTGCAGTGGCTCTCGTTCATCGGCGTGATCCTCTCGCTCGGCTCGGCAGGCCTCTTCCTGCTGCTGCTGATTCGCCGCTTCGTCCTCGGCGCGGAAGTGCAAGGCGTGTTCACGCTGTTCGCCATCACGTTCTTCCTGCTCGGCGTGATCATCTTCGCGCTCGGTCTGCTTGGCGAGTACATCGGCCGCATCTACCAGCAGGTGCGCGCGCGTCCGCGCTACCTGATCCAGACGATCCTCGAAGAGCGCAATGGCCGCGCCGTCGTCGATACGCCGCGCCAGGATTTCATGCAGGCCGCCGCGTTCGCGCAACCGGCGAACGTCACCGCGAACCCGGCCAACGAAGGAGCCGGCCAATGAAACCGCGTGCCGTTGTCTTCGCGTATCACAACGTCGGGGTGCGCTGTCTGCAGGTGCTGCTCGCGGGCGGCGTCGACGTTGCGCTCGTCGTCACGCATGAAGACAGCCCGACCGAGAACATCTGGTTCGGCAGCGTGAAGTCGGTGGCCGAGGAGCATGGCATCGAGGTCGTCACACCCGCCGACCCGAAGAGCGCCGAGCTGCGCGCGGCCGTTTCCGCGGCGCGGCCGGACTTCATCTTCTCGTTCTACTACCGGCACATGCTGCCCGTGGACTTGCTCGCCCTCGCCGGGCGCGGCGCATACAACATGCACGGCTCGCTCCTGCCGAAGTACCGCGGCCGCGTGCCCACGAACTGGGCTGTCCTCAACGGCGAAACCGAAACGGGCGCCACGCTGCACGAAATGGCCGCGAAGCCCGACGCGGGCGCGATCGTCGCGCAAACCCCGGTGCCGATCCTCCCTGACGACACCGCCGCGCAGGTATTCGACAAGGTCACGGTCGCCGCCGAGCAGACGCTCTGGCGCGTGCTGCCCGCGCTGATCGCGGGCGAAGCGCCGCATCTGCCGAACGATCTCACCCGTGGCAGCTACTACGGCGGGCGCAAGCCGGAGGACGGCCGCGTCGATTTCGGCCAGAGCGCGCAGCAGGTGTACAACCTCATTCGCGCGGTCGCGCCGCCCTATCCGGGCGCATACACCGACATCGGCAACGAGCGTTTCGTGATCGCCCGCGCGCGCCTCGTGCGCCCCGGCTCGCAAGACGCCGAAAGGGTCCGCCCCCTCGCCGGATTGCCCGTGGGCATCCACGTAAGCGATAATGCGCTTTTCGCCGTCTGCGGCGACGCACGCGCCATCGCGATCCACGAACTGCGGCATGCGCATAACGGTCAAGAGACTGTCGTCAGCCCCGCCGCGTTCTCCGAACTCATTTCATCTGTCCCCCGTCCATGACCAAAAAAGTTCTGATCCTGGGTGTGAACGGCTTTATCGGCCACCACCTCTCCAAGCGCATCCTCGAATCCACGAACTGGGAAGTGTTCGGCATGGACATGCAGACGGATCGCCTCGGCGACCTCGTCAAGCATGAGCGGATGCACTTCTTCGAAGGCGACATCACGATCAACAAGGAGTGGGTCGAGTACCACGTCAAAAAGTGCGACGTGATCCTGCCGCTCGTCGCCATCGCAACGCCCGCCACCTACGTGCAGCAGCCGCTGCGCGTGTTCGAGCTCGACTTCGAGGCGAACCTGCCGATCGTGCGTTCGGCGGTCAAGTACGGCAAGCACCTGGTCTTCCCGTCGACCTCCGAGGTCTACGGCATGTGCTCGGACGAGCAGTTCGATCCGGACGCGTCCGCCCTCACCTACGGCCCGATCAACAAGCCGCGCTGGATCTACGCGTGCTCGAAGCAGCTGATGGACCGCGTGATCTGGGGTTACGGCATGGAAGGCCTGAACTTCACGCTGTTCCGTCCGTTCAACTGGATCGGCCCGGGCCTCGACTCGATCTACACGCCGAAGGAAGGTTCGTCGCGCGTCGTGACGCAGTTCCTCGGCCACATCGTGCGCGGCGAGAACATCAGCCTCGTCGACGGCGGCGCGCAAAAGCGTGCGTTCACCGACATCGACGACGGCATCGAAGCGCTGATGAAGATCATCGAGAACAAGGACGGCATTGCCTCGGGCAAGATCTTCAACATCGGCAATCCGACCAACAACTTCTCGGTTCGCGAACTCGCGCACAAGATGCTGGCGCTGGCCGCCGAATTCCCGGAATACGCGGAAACAGCCAGGAAGGTGCAACTGGTCGAAACCTCGTCGGGCGCGTACTACGGCGCGGGCTACCAGGACGTGCAGAACCGCGTGCCGAAGATCGACAACACGATGCAGGAACTCGGCTGGGCGCCGAAGTCGACCTTCGACGAAGCGCTGCGCAAGATTTTCGAAGCGTACCGCGGCCATGTGGCCGAAGCGCGTGCGCTCGTCGAGCAACACTAAGCGTTAGAGAAAGGTCCTCGCCACTTGGCCCGCATCGTCCTGAAAATCGACGTCGACACGCTGCGCGGCACGCGCGAAGGCGTGCCGAACCTCGCGCGCATCTTCGACCGCTACAAGGCGCGCGCCACGTTCCTGTTCAGCCTCGGCCCCGATCACACGGGCTGGGCGCTGCGCCGCGTGTTGCGGCCGGGCTTTCTCAAGAAGGTCTCGCGCACGTCAGTGGTCGAGCACTACGGCGTGAAGCAGTTGATGTACGGCGTGCTGCTGCCGGGCCCCGACATCGGCGTGGAAGCTGCGGCTGAAATGC belongs to Paraburkholderia flagellata and includes:
- a CDS encoding formyltransferase, which produces MKPRAVVFAYHNVGVRCLQVLLAGGVDVALVVTHEDSPTENIWFGSVKSVAEEHGIEVVTPADPKSAELRAAVSAARPDFIFSFYYRHMLPVDLLALAGRGAYNMHGSLLPKYRGRVPTNWAVLNGETETGATLHEMAAKPDAGAIVAQTPVPILPDDTAAQVFDKVTVAAEQTLWRVLPALIAGEAPHLPNDLTRGSYYGGRKPEDGRVDFGQSAQQVYNLIRAVAPPYPGAYTDIGNERFVIARARLVRPGSQDAERVRPLAGLPVGIHVSDNALFAVCGDARAIAIHELRHAHNGQETVVSPAAFSELISSVPRP
- a CDS encoding bifunctional UDP-4-keto-pentose/UDP-xylose synthase, with translation MTKKVLILGVNGFIGHHLSKRILESTNWEVFGMDMQTDRLGDLVKHERMHFFEGDITINKEWVEYHVKKCDVILPLVAIATPATYVQQPLRVFELDFEANLPIVRSAVKYGKHLVFPSTSEVYGMCSDEQFDPDASALTYGPINKPRWIYACSKQLMDRVIWGYGMEGLNFTLFRPFNWIGPGLDSIYTPKEGSSRVVTQFLGHIVRGENISLVDGGAQKRAFTDIDDGIEALMKIIENKDGIASGKIFNIGNPTNNFSVRELAHKMLALAAEFPEYAETARKVQLVETSSGAYYGAGYQDVQNRVPKIDNTMQELGWAPKSTFDEALRKIFEAYRGHVAEARALVEQH